Proteins from one Malaya genurostris strain Urasoe2022 chromosome 2, Malgen_1.1, whole genome shotgun sequence genomic window:
- the LOC131430548 gene encoding serine protease inhibitor 77Ba-like — protein sequence MTIVRGCHFLPWAVLFTLIALALTQSEISITESPKSSLYEGSQQFALNFFKNVSQVVDSDPNVTTTNIIVSPLSVWSLLALITEGASGNTLSELLHVLNVHDQNEIKYNYKKLQETINVNTSEVKISSSQFIFTDINRPVHRDFDSNIDRYYGEQLLEALDFSSSPEAIKQSYDRINQIVASATEGQIMKAVHPNDIIQARMVILSVLFFKGEWTLPFNRTLTTPTPFYDENERKVGNVQMMYQKAVFPFAAFRELEAQVVELPYGSDRHLSMMLILPRKGVSLQNVIRRLADFNMETIYQELKQAAIEYEDDEVEVYLPRFEITADYNLIPVLQDMGIRDALNKDTANFNKIANDIFLGSVIQKCKIVVNEEGTTAAAVTAAVFANKATPPRFFANRPFAFLIVDKRYDLILFMGQVKDPHSV from the exons ATGACGATCGTCCGAG GATGTCATTTTTTGCCATGGGCAGTGCTATTTACCTTGATCGCTCTAGCATTGACTCAGTCGGAGATATCGATCACAGAAAGCCCGAAAAGCAGTCTATACGAAGGCTCACAGCAGTTTGCGCTTAACTTTTTCAAG AATGTCAGTCAAGTCGTTGACTCCGATCCAAATGTAACCACCACCAATATCATTGTTTCTCCGCTGTCTGTTTGGAGTCTACTAGCATTAATCACTGAAGGAGCGAGTGGAAACACTTTAAGTGAACTGCTTCACGTGTTGAATGTACATGACCAGAATGAGATCAAGTATAATTACAAAAAACTACAGGAAACGATCAA tgtCAACACAAGTGAAGTGAAGATTTCTTCGAGTCAGTTTATCTTTACTGACATAAATCGTCCAGTCCATCGAGATTTCGATAGCAACATCGATCGGTATTATGGAGAACAACTTCTGGAAGCTCTTGATTTCAGCAGTTCTCCAGAGGCGATCAAGCAAAGTTATGATCGAATAAACCAAATAGTTGCCAGTGCAACCGAAGGGCAGATCATGAAAGCTGTCCATCCGAATGACATTATTCAGGCAAGAATGGTAATTTTGTCGGTATTGTTCTTCAAGGGGGAATGGACG CTTCCGTTCAACCGAACTCTGACGACACCTACGCCCTTCTACGATGAGAACGAACGAAAGGTTGGTAACGTACAAATGATGTACCAGAAGGCAGTATTTCCATTCGCAGCATTCCGGGAGTTGGAGGCACAAGTCGTTGAGCTGCCCTATGGAAGCGATCGCCATTTAAGTATGATGCTGATCCTGCCACGGAAGGGAGTTTCTCTACAGAACGTCATTCGACGTTTGGCTGATTTCAACATGGAAACGATCTACCAGGAACTGAAGCAAGCTGCAATAGAGTACGAAGATGACGAAGTGGAGGTTTATTTACCGCGGTTCGAGATTACGGCCGATTACAATCTGATACCGGTGCTGCAAGAT ATGGGCATTCGTGATGCTTTGAACAAGGATACagccaattttaacaaaatagCTAATGACATCTTTCTCGGTTCAGTGATTCAGAAatgtaaaatcgttgtgaacGAGGAGGGAACCACTGCTGCTGCAGTTACAGCTGCCGTATTCGCAAACAAAGCCACTCCACCAAGGTTCTTCGCCAATAGACCATTCGCTTTTCTGATAGTTGATAAACGATATGACTTGATATTGTTTATGGGCCAAGTAAAGGATCCCCATTCGGTTTAG
- the LOC131430549 gene encoding GPN-loop GTPase 2, giving the protein MQNKIAAMKTQKPLFGQLIIGPPGSGKTSYCNKMKQFLQKLDRKVTVVNLDPANDNMEYDSSIDIMQLITVEDVMEQFSLGPNGALIYCMEFLESNFGWLLEQLKASPGHYFIFDCPGQVELYTHHNAVRNIFATLEQLGYHLCTVHLVESHHCSEPHKFISTLLLSLHTMLQMGLPHVNVLSKADLLKEYESKLAFSLEYYTEVLALHYLLECLEQSKVVPRNKYKKLNAAIVSMVEDYSLVSFHLLDANKEESLLRLKNAIDKANGYVYGAGEEKNVNTLLACAVGAETQNERMEKDIDPYLS; this is encoded by the coding sequence ATGCAGAACAAAATAGCTGCAATGAAAACTCAGAAACCCCTATTCGGTCAGTTGATAATAGGCCCCCCAGGTTCCGGCAAAACGAGCTACTGTAACAAGATGAAACAGTTTCTGCAAAAGCTCGACCGTAAAGTGACTGTTGTGAATCTGGATCCGGCAAACGATAACATGGAATATGATAGCAGCATTGACATTATGCAGCTGATCACCGTCGAAGACGTGATGGAACAGTTCAGCTTGGGACCAAATGGAGCTCTTATTTACTGCATGGAATTCCTCGAGTCTAATTTTGGCTGGCTTTTGGAACAACTCAAAGCGTCTCCTggccattattttattttcgattgcCCTGGACAGGTAGAGCTTTACACACATCACAACGCTGTGAGGAACATTTTTGCTACATTGGAACAGCTAGGCTACCACCTGTGCACAGTTCATTTGGTGGAATCTCATCATTGTTCAGAGCCGCACAAATTTATctccacattgttattgtcactGCACACGATGCTCCAAATGGGGCTTCCTCATGTGAACGTTCTTAGTAAGGCGGATTTGTTGAAAGAGTATGAATCTAAGCTTGCATTTAGTCTAGAATACTATACCGAAGTTCTGGCTCTGCACTACTTGTTAGAATGTTTGGAGCAGTCTAAGGTGGTTCCACGAAATAAGTACAAAAAACTGAACGCCGCCATCGTGTCGATGGTCGAGGATTACAGTTTAGTATCCTTTCATCTGCTCGACGCAAACAAAGAGGAAAGTTTGTTAAGACTGAAAAATGCGATTGATAAGGCCAATGGATACGTGTACGGTGCTGGGGAGGAGAAGAATGTCAACACACTTCTAGCGTGTGCAGTAGGTGCCGAGACCCAAAATGAGCGAATGGAAAAGGATATTGATCCGTATTTAAGCTAA
- the LOC131428495 gene encoding actin-interacting protein 1: MAYSNKFIYATLPRTQRGQPIVLGGDPKGKNFLYTNGNSVIIRNIDNPEIADIYTEHSCQVNVAKYSPSGFYIASGDQSGKIRIWDTVNKEHILKNEFQPIGGPIKDISWSPDSQRIVIVGEGRERFGHVFMAETGTSVGEISGQSKPINSCDFRPARPFRIITGSEDNTIGVFEGPPFKFKMTKQDHTRFVQAVRYSPSGHLFASAGFDGKVFLYDGTSSELKGEIGSPAHGGGVYGVAWKPDGTQLLTCSGDKTCKLWDVESRSLISEFPMGTTIDDQQVSCLWQGNHVLSVSLSGFINYLDVNNPTKPLRVVKGHNKPITVLTLSEDRSTIYTGSHDGAVTNWNSGSGTNDRVAGGGHGNQINAICAAGDFVYTAGIDDSIKQITIEGNRYSSVESKLSCQPRGMDILKEGNIIVVGCVKDVTVVQDNRKVSSVPINFESSSVSINSETLDVAVGGNDNKVHIFGLDGTQLSLKVELDHLGPVTDCKYSPDNKLLVACDANRKVILYSVPEYKPAHNKEWGFHNARVNCVSFSPNSQLVASGSLDTTIIIWYVNSPAKHTILKNAHPQSQITGLVWLDNETLISTGQDCNTKVWHIDATA, translated from the exons ATGGCTTACTCGAATA AATTCATCTACGCGACACTCCCTCGAACGCAACGTGGCCAACCGATCGTGTTGGGCGGTGATCCAAAGGGTAAAAATTTTCTCTATACCAACGGAAACTCGGTGATTATTCGCAACATCGACAATCCGGAGATTGCAGACATCTACACGGAACACTCGTGTCAGGTGAACGTGGCCAAGTATTCACCTAGTGGGTTCTATATTGCATCCGGCGATCAGTCTGGCAAAATCCGCATCTGGGATACCGTTAATAAGGAACACATACTGAAAAATGAATTTCAGCCGATCGGAGGACCTATTAAAGATATCAGCTGGTCGCCAGACAGTCAGCGAATTGTGATCGTCGGCGAAGGTCGCGAGCGGTTTGGCCACGTGTTTATGGCTGAAACTGGAACATCGGTTGGTGAGATTTCCGGTCAGTCGAAACCGATCAATTCGTGTGATTTTCGGCCGGCTCGGCCGTTTCGAATTATCACTGGTAGCGAAGATAATACGATCGGTGTTTTCGAAGGACCTCCATTCAAGTTCAAGATGACTAAACAGGATCATACAAGATTTGTACAAGCGGTTCGCTACTCACCAAGCGGACATTTATTCGCCTCGGCTGGATTCGATGGCAAGGTTTTTCTATACGATGGTACATCGTCGGAACTGAAAGGTGAGATTGGATCACCGGCTCATGGTGGTGGTGTTTATGGTGTTGCCTGGAAGCCCGATGGAACCCAGTTGCTTACCTGTTCAGGTGACAAAACCTGTAAGTTATGGGATGTTGAATCGCGTTCTTTAATCAGTGAGTTCCCTATGGGAACGACAATTGATGATCAGCAGGTATCTTGCTTATGGCAAGGCAATCACGTGCTGTCTGTTTCATTGTCCGGTTTTATCAACTACCTCGATGTAAACAATCCCACCAAACCGTTGCGTGTGGTCAAGGGCCATAACAAACCGATTACGGTGCTCACCCTCAGTGAGGATCGGAGCACAATTTATACAGGAAGCCACGACGGTGCCGTTACCAACTGGAACTCCGGTTCCGGTACAAACGATCGAGTTGCCGGTGGTGGACATGGTAATCAAATCAATGCTATCTGTGCCGCTGGTGATTTTGTCTATACGGCCGGGATCGATGATTCAATCAAACAGATCACGATTGAAGGTAACCGGTACAGTTCGGTGGAATCTAAGTTGAGCTGTCAGCCTCGTGGCATGGATATCCTGAAAGAGGGCAATATTATCGTCGTCGGATGTGTGAAGGACGTTACCGTCGTTCAGGACAATCGGAAGGTCTCTTCTGTGCcgataaattttgaatcgagCAGCGTCAGTATCAACTCCGAAACACTCGATGTCGCCGTTGGTGGGAACGACAATAAAGTGCACATTTTTGGTCTCGACGGAACGCAGCTTAGCCTAAAAGTTGAACTAGATCATCTTGGTCCTGTAACGGACTGCAAGTATTCGCCAGACAATAAACTGTTGGTGGCATGCGATGCCAACAGAAAGGTGATTCTGTACAGTGTACCGGAATATAAG CCTGCTCACAACAAGGAATGGGGCTTCCACAACGCCCGTGTCAATTGTGTATCATTCTCGCCAAACTCACAGCTAGTGGCCAGCGGTTCGCTGGATACCACCATCATCATCTGGTACGTGAACAGCCCAGCCAAACATACCATTCTCAAGA atGCACACCCACAATCACAGATCACCGGGCTAGTTTGGTTGGATAACGAAACTCTGATCTCGACTGGGCAGGACTGCAACACCAAGGTGTGGCACATTGATGCCACTGCCTAA